From the genome of Eublepharis macularius isolate TG4126 chromosome 12, MPM_Emac_v1.0, whole genome shotgun sequence, one region includes:
- the LOC129338430 gene encoding galactoside alpha-(1,2)-fucosyltransferase 2-like — MYLPERRLFSQPSLVICLVFFSLLSLSTFLHLQKNNYYPWWRISIKNTSTLPDHKPTSFLNTTPGTPTKNLDRGMWTVNSIGRLGNQMGEYATLYALAKLNGHQAYILPAMHQYLAPIFKITLPVVPSELVGKIPWRNYNLHDWMSEEYRHIQGKYVRLTGYPCSFTFYDHIRQEILQEFTFHDYIKEDTNQYLLQLRGQRKEVTYIGVHVRRGDYVNVMPNVWKGVVADKDYLEKAMNYFREKYHDAIFVVVSNGMDWCKQNINASRGDVYFAGDGRESSPGRDFALIAHCNHTIMTIGTFGIWAGYLVGGETVYLANYTLPDSPFLKVFKPSAAFLPEWIGIPADLSPLLPKS; from the coding sequence ATGTATCTTCCAGAAAGACGCCTCTTCAGTCAACCATCCCTTGTGATCTGTCTGGTTTTCTTTAGCCTTCTGTCTCTCTCCACATTTTTGCACCTGCAGAAAAACAATTATTACCCATGGTGGAGGATCAGTATAAAAAACACATCTACCCTCCCAGACCACAAACCCACTTCCTTCCTCAACACAACTCCCGGAACACCCACAAAGAACTTGGATAGAGGGATGTGGACAGTGAACTCTATCGGGCGTTTGGGAAACCAGATGGGAGAATATGCCACCCTCTATGCCTTAGCCAAGCTCAACGGGCATCAAGCCTACATCCTTCCAGCGATGCACCAGTATCTGGCACCAATATTCAAGATCACTTTGCCTGTGGTCCCTTCTGAATTGGTTGGCAAAATCCCCTGGAGAAACTATAATCTCCATGACTGGATGTCAGAGGAGTATCGTCACATCCAGGGCAAGTATGTGCGGCTAACAGGCTATCCTTGTTCTTTCACTTTTTATGACCACATCCGCCAGGAGATACTTCAGGAGTTCACTTTCCATGACTACATCAAAGAGGACACCAACCAATACCTTCTGCAGCTGCGGGGGCAGCGCAAGGAGGTCACATACATTGGAGTGCATGTCCGGAGAGGGGATTATGTGAATGTAATGCCCAATGTCTGGAAAGGTGTAGTGGCTGACAAAGATTATCTGGAGAAAGCCATGAATTATTTCAGAGAGAAATACCATGACGCCATCTTTGTAGTGGTCAGCAATGGGATGGATTGGTGCAAGCAGAACATTAATGCATCCAGGGGTGATGTTTATTTTGCCGGCGATGGGCGGGAATCATCCCCAGGAAGGGATTTTGCACTAATTGCCCACTGCAATCATACAATAATGACAATTGGTACCTTTGGCATCTGGGCCGGCTACCTGGTTGGCGGAGAGACGGTTTACTTGGCCAACTACACCCTCCCGGACTCACCATTCCTCAAGGTGTTTAAGCCATCTGCAGCCTTCTTGCCTGAATGGATTGGGATCCCAGCTGACCTTTCTCCTCTACTACCCAAGTCTTAA